In the Schaalia hyovaginalis genome, TCCGCCGCAGTCGGCATGGCGATCGGCCTCAAGCGCGATGGCAAGGACGCGAGGGTCTACACCCTGCTCGGCGACGGCGAGACCCAGGAAGGGCAGGTCTGGGAGGCCATTCAATGCGCCCGCACCTACGAACTCGACGCCTTCACCGTGATCATCGACGAGAACAACCTCCAGATCGACGGGCATTGCGATGAGGTGAGCCCGAACTTCGATTTCGTGAAGAAGCTCGAGGCCTTCGACTACGACGTGATCCGTATCGACGGACACGACATGGAGGCGATCTCGAACGCCTTCGACGCCTTCCGCGAGATGAAGAACGGCAAACCGAAGGCCCTGATCCTCAAGACGATCAAGGGCAGGGGGGTGTCGTACATGGAGGACGTGGCGGGGTGGCACGGCGCCGCGCCGAATGATGAGCAGTACGCGCAGGCCATGGCCGAACTCGAGAAGGGACTGGATCGATGAGCCTCACCGTTGACTACACGAACAAGAAGCCCACGCGCACGGGCTTCGGCGACGAGATCCTCGCGCTCGGTCGAGACCGTCCGGAGATCTTCGTCGTCGACTGCGACATCGCGAAGTCCTGCCAGACGACGGCCTTCTCGAAGGAGCTTCCGGCCCAGCACGTCAATGTCGGCATCGCCGAGCAGAACGGCGCGGGCGTCGCAGCCGGCCTGGCCACGACCGGGAAGATCCCCTTCGTCGTCACCTACGCCGTGTTCGGCTCCCTGCGCATGGGGGAGCAGATCCGCCAATCGATCTGCTACCCGAAGCTCAACGTGAAGATCGCGTGCTCCCACGGCGGACTCACCCCGGGCAATGACGGCGGTTCGCACCAGGCGATCGAGGACATGGGGACCATGCGCGGCCTGCCGGGAATGACGGTCGTCATGCCGGCCGACTACAACTCGGCGCGCAAGCTGGTGCGCGAGGCCGCCGATTGGGCGGGGCCGATGTTCCTCCGATTCACCCGCGATGCCGTTCCGGAGATCTACGGGCCGGACGAGACCTTCGAGATCGGCAAGGCCAAGCTCCTCTCCGAAGGAGACGACCTCGCGATCATCGCCAACGGCGACACCCTCCGCCTCGCGATCGAAGCCGCTCATGCCCTCGAAAGCGAGGGTGTCTCGGTGCGCGTCGTCGACATGCACACGATCAAGCCCCTCGACGTCGACGAAGTGAGGCGCTGCATGACGACCGGACGGATCGTGACCGTCGAGGATCACACGATCATGCACGGCCTGGGGGCTGCGGTCAGCCAGGTCGTAGCGGCCGAGGGCGGTGCGCGCGTCGCGCAGATCGGCATCCAGGACCAGTTCGGCCAGTCCGCGACCTACGAGGAACTGCTCGAGATGAACTCCATCACGGTGGAGGGCATCCTCGGGGCCGCGAAGTCGCTCCTGGACTGATACGCCCTCCTCCTCGCCCGAGCCCGCCTTCGCACCGCTCTCCAACCCGGTGCGAAGACGGGCTTGAGCGCGCGGCGGCGCCTTCGCGCCCGTGATGGACAGTGCTGAGCGCGAAGCGAAGAAGCGGTAGGCTCAGACGCGGAAGCATTCCTTTAAGGACCGTCCAGAGAGGCGGGGAAGGAGATCCGCATGGGATCAGTGCATTCAATCGAGGCGCGAGGCGCGGGCGGCAAGGAAGTGCTCGGCGCGGGCGACATCTCCCGCTCGCTCACCCGGATCGCCTACGAGATCATCGAACGCAACTCCGGGGCGGAGGGCCTCGTGATCGCGGGCATTCCGACCAGGGGGGCGACGCTCGCGCGACGCCTGGTCTCGCGGATCGAGGAGGTCGGCGGGGGCTCGGCCGGACTCGCCATCATCGACACGACGATGTACCGGGACGACCTGCGATCACAGCCGCTCAGAGTCCCCCAGGAGACGCTGATCCCGGCTTCGGGGATCGACGCCCGGACCGTCGTCCTCGTCGATGACGTCCTCTACACGGGCCGGACCATCAAGGCCGCCCTCGACGCCCTCGGCGGCCTCGGCCGTCCTGCCGCCGTGCAACTCGCGGTCCTCGTCGATCGCGGCCACCGCGAACTGCCGATCCGCCCCGACTTCGTCGGCAAGAACCTGCCGACATCGCGCCACGAAACCGTGACGATCCTGCTGGAGGAGACGGACGGCCGCGATGCGGTCCTGCTGGGGAAGAGGGACTGACATGAGCCTCGACCATCTCATCTCGATCCGCGACCTCGACTACCGCGAAGCCC is a window encoding:
- the pyrR gene encoding bifunctional pyr operon transcriptional regulator/uracil phosphoribosyltransferase PyrR, which translates into the protein MGSVHSIEARGAGGKEVLGAGDISRSLTRIAYEIIERNSGAEGLVIAGIPTRGATLARRLVSRIEEVGGGSAGLAIIDTTMYRDDLRSQPLRVPQETLIPASGIDARTVVLVDDVLYTGRTIKAALDALGGLGRPAAVQLAVLVDRGHRELPIRPDFVGKNLPTSRHETVTILLEETDGRDAVLLGKRD
- a CDS encoding transketolase translates to MVQPVTTEELKERAKQLRMTSVQMIYEAQSGHPGGSLSAADVVANLYFREMRYDPADPKWEDRDRFVLSKGHVAPVLYSALAITGFVPMETIHTLRKKGSAFQGHPDSKKCPGVEISTGSLGQGISAAVGMAIGLKRDGKDARVYTLLGDGETQEGQVWEAIQCARTYELDAFTVIIDENNLQIDGHCDEVSPNFDFVKKLEAFDYDVIRIDGHDMEAISNAFDAFREMKNGKPKALILKTIKGRGVSYMEDVAGWHGAAPNDEQYAQAMAELEKGLDR
- a CDS encoding transketolase family protein; amino-acid sequence: MSLTVDYTNKKPTRTGFGDEILALGRDRPEIFVVDCDIAKSCQTTAFSKELPAQHVNVGIAEQNGAGVAAGLATTGKIPFVVTYAVFGSLRMGEQIRQSICYPKLNVKIACSHGGLTPGNDGGSHQAIEDMGTMRGLPGMTVVMPADYNSARKLVREAADWAGPMFLRFTRDAVPEIYGPDETFEIGKAKLLSEGDDLAIIANGDTLRLAIEAAHALESEGVSVRVVDMHTIKPLDVDEVRRCMTTGRIVTVEDHTIMHGLGAAVSQVVAAEGGARVAQIGIQDQFGQSATYEELLEMNSITVEGILGAAKSLLD